CTGATAAGCATTATCAAGCATTTTAATGAAACAATAAATTGTATCACCATAGGCATCAATTTCAGTAGTTGCCACTTCCAGTGTATCTTCACTAACTTGCGCAACCTTGGTATTATCAATTACCCAATCACTAATTGATTTTTGTACAGACTCACTATTAAGTATTGCTTTATTGTTCATAATTTCCTCTATCCCGTGTTGCCAGCCTAATTCCCTGCATCCCAATCATAGGATCAATTTGACCAGAATAAATCAATTGCGGTGTTAAAATCGTTTCTGCTACCTTATCTGAACTAGTTTCCTGTTCATCAGCTACTAAATCCCCAGTCACAGTTTGCTGATTCGCTTTTGCAAATTGCTTTTGCAATTTTTCAGTTAAGCCAGTTTTCCGATCGTTGCCTGAAGTATTCAGAGCCATTGTATAAGCACGTTGATCACCAATTAAAACCAAATTTTTTTCAGCTCTAGTTACCGCGGTATATAATAAATTGCGCTTAAGCATGATATAGTTTTGCATAGTCAAGTTTAAGATAACTAATGGAAATTCTGAGCCCTGTGCCTTATGAATTGTAATTGCGTAAGCTCGGGTTAAGTCAAACAAGTCTTTTTTACTAAAAGTAATTTCTCGTCCATCAAAATCAGCAATTAGACACTTCTTAGAACTTTTTTCATCAAGTGCTATCACCTTACCAATTTGGCCGTTATAGATATCCTTTTCAGGATTATTTTGTAATTGCAAAACGCGATCACCAATCCGAAATTGCTCATCGTGCACCTCTATATGTTTACTATTGGGTTTGGGCGGATTCATAATTTCTTGGATAATATTATTTAAATTAGTTACGCCACCTTCGCCATGATACATTGCTCCTAGAACCTGGATATCATCTTTTGCAAATCCTTTAGCTAGAGCTCGTTCAACAACTTGGCTAACTACATGACCAATTTCATGTGGTGGACAAGAGATAAAGGAATAATTTTGAGTTTTCTTGAATAAAGCTTCTTGGTTCTGACCTGCATTAATTTCATGTGCTAAGGTAATAATACTAGAATCATCACCCTGTCGGTGAATTTGCGTTAAAACCGTAGTCGGAAAAACTTCGGACTTAATTAAATCACTAAAGACATTTCCTGCACCAACTGAAGGCAACTGATCTTTATCACCAACAAAAACAATATGCTTAATTTGATTGATACTGTTAAGTAACTGTTTAAACAAAAACATATCAACCATCGACATTTCATCAATGATGAGAACTTCACCATTGAGTTCGTTCAAATCTACATCATTACTTGGCCCTATTCCCATTCCTAGTAACCGATGGATTGTCTTAGCGCTGATACCCGTAATTTCCTCCATTCTTTTAGCAGCCCGACCTGTTGGAGCCGCCAATAAAAACGGTGGATCACTGCTGTATAAGGCCGAATTGGGAATTTCAGCTAAATCGCGTAAACAGAGCAAAATGCCATTGACAATAGTGGTTTTTCCAGTACCAGGACCACCAGTTAAGATAGATAATGGCTCATTAACTGCATTTTTAATGGCAACCTTTTGGGTTTCATCATATTTTATGTGCAATTGTTTTTCCGCTTGAGTTATTGCTTTGTTTAAAGCCACTTCACTATATGGAGTGGTCTTTTGCTGGTGATCAGTAACCTGCTTCATCGTTAGTGCAATGTCATTCTCCGTTTCAAAAATACTTTGCAAGGCCGCATTTTCACCAGTAACTACTATCTTACCGGTCTGCTGAAGCTGATTCACACAAGTAGCAATAGAATCATATTCTGTGATATGCAATAGCTTGCTAGTGTCTGTCAGTAACTGAGCTAATTTAATATAAGTATTCCCAGCTTTGCTAACTTCATCAAGTAACACCTGATAAACTGCACCCTTAATCCGGTGTTCATCATCGGGTTTAAAACCGAGCTCCTGCCCCATTCGGTCAGCATTTTTAAACCCGTACCCAGTTACTTCAACAATTGGCCCATAAGGATCCGCTTGCAATTTTGTAAGGGTCTCACCATGATAAACTTGATATAGTTGCCCAGCAACTTTTTTATTCAGACCAAATTGCGCTAATTTTAAGACAATTTCTGAATAAGAATCCATTGCATTGACACCAGTTAGCAAACTATCCTTTTGCTTTTGAGTTAAAGATAGCGTCGCAATCTTAGCGGGCTGCTCCTTTAGAACCTTTAATGCATCAACACCCAATTCAGCAATAATCGTATTGGCAGCTTTTTTACCAATACCAGGAAACTGATCAGAACTTAAATATTTAGTTAAACTCCCCTCTTCATTAGGAAGAGCTTGCTCATAGCTTTCACAACGAAACTGCAAGCCAAACTTATTATGCACGATTAACTTACCTGTAAAATGATAAGTCGCACCTAGCTGAACCTCACCAAAATTACCAGTAACCTTGATTTCGTCTTCATCATATCCAGCTAATTTACCAACAATTAAAATATTAAGAATCTTATATAAATCTTGGTCAGCTTCAAATACAATTCCTGTTAGTTTACCAGTAAATTCAGTCATCTTGTTTGTCCTGATTATC
This DNA window, taken from Lactobacillus sp. ESL0684, encodes the following:
- a CDS encoding ATP-dependent RecD-like DNA helicase, which encodes MTEFTGKLTGIVFEADQDLYKILNILIVGKLAGYDEDEIKVTGNFGEVQLGATYHFTGKLIVHNKFGLQFRCESYEQALPNEEGSLTKYLSSDQFPGIGKKAANTIIAELGVDALKVLKEQPAKIATLSLTQKQKDSLLTGVNAMDSYSEIVLKLAQFGLNKKVAGQLYQVYHGETLTKLQADPYGPIVEVTGYGFKNADRMGQELGFKPDDEHRIKGAVYQVLLDEVSKAGNTYIKLAQLLTDTSKLLHITEYDSIATCVNQLQQTGKIVVTGENAALQSIFETENDIALTMKQVTDHQQKTTPYSEVALNKAITQAEKQLHIKYDETQKVAIKNAVNEPLSILTGGPGTGKTTIVNGILLCLRDLAEIPNSALYSSDPPFLLAAPTGRAAKRMEEITGISAKTIHRLLGMGIGPSNDVDLNELNGEVLIIDEMSMVDMFLFKQLLNSINQIKHIVFVGDKDQLPSVGAGNVFSDLIKSEVFPTTVLTQIHRQGDDSSIITLAHEINAGQNQEALFKKTQNYSFISCPPHEIGHVVSQVVERALAKGFAKDDIQVLGAMYHGEGGVTNLNNIIQEIMNPPKPNSKHIEVHDEQFRIGDRVLQLQNNPEKDIYNGQIGKVIALDEKSSKKCLIADFDGREITFSKKDLFDLTRAYAITIHKAQGSEFPLVILNLTMQNYIMLKRNLLYTAVTRAEKNLVLIGDQRAYTMALNTSGNDRKTGLTEKLQKQFAKANQQTVTGDLVADEQETSSDKVAETILTPQLIYSGQIDPMIGMQGIRLATRDRGNYEQ